The following proteins are encoded in a genomic region of Vibrio spartinae:
- the ftsW gene encoding cell division protein FtsW codes for MIRWLKTPSPQVLFDRQLVWIALGLMLIGLVMVTSASFPVSSRLTDQPFHFMFRQATFLALALVVSAVVLQIPLYRWFQYSSLLLALSFVLLVIVLIAGKSVNGASRWIPLGLFNLQPAEVAKLTLFIFMSGYLVRKHEEVRQTFFGGFMKPIMVFSCLAILLLLQPDLGTVVVMLVTLFGMLFIAGAKLSQFIALMVAGVISVIGLIIAEPYRIRRVTSFLDPWEDPFGSGYQLTQSLMAFGRGGWFGQGLGNSIQKLEYLPEAHTDFVFAVLAEELGFVGVVLVLLLLMWLVMKAIFIGKKAFEHEQQFGGYLAFGIGIWFAFQTLVNVGAAAGIVPTKGLTLPLISYGGSSLIVMSVAVSILLRIDFECRLADVEREVVKNADEQT; via the coding sequence ATGATCCGATGGCTGAAGACCCCGAGTCCTCAGGTGTTGTTTGATCGACAATTGGTATGGATTGCATTGGGACTCATGTTAATCGGTTTGGTGATGGTGACTTCGGCATCATTTCCTGTGAGTTCACGGCTGACCGATCAACCGTTTCATTTTATGTTTCGTCAGGCGACTTTTTTAGCGTTAGCCTTAGTTGTGTCTGCGGTTGTGTTGCAAATACCGTTATATCGTTGGTTTCAGTACAGCTCATTGTTATTAGCGCTCTCATTTGTGTTGTTGGTGATTGTCCTGATTGCCGGGAAGTCGGTGAATGGTGCATCTCGTTGGATTCCTTTGGGACTGTTTAACCTACAGCCTGCTGAAGTTGCAAAACTGACATTGTTTATTTTTATGTCTGGCTATTTGGTCAGAAAGCATGAGGAAGTCCGGCAAACCTTTTTTGGCGGGTTCATGAAACCGATCATGGTGTTCTCCTGTCTGGCCATTTTGCTGTTGCTTCAGCCAGACCTTGGCACGGTCGTTGTGATGTTGGTGACTTTATTCGGCATGCTATTTATTGCCGGTGCAAAGTTGTCACAGTTTATTGCGTTGATGGTTGCCGGGGTGATTTCAGTCATCGGACTGATCATCGCTGAACCGTATCGTATTCGTCGGGTGACATCGTTTCTCGACCCGTGGGAAGACCCTTTCGGCAGTGGTTATCAGTTGACACAATCACTGATGGCTTTCGGCCGCGGTGGCTGGTTTGGTCAGGGACTTGGAAATTCGATTCAAAAACTGGAGTATTTACCTGAGGCGCATACCGATTTTGTCTTTGCTGTCTTAGCCGAGGAACTTGGATTTGTCGGGGTTGTTCTGGTCTTGCTGTTACTGATGTGGTTAGTGATGAAAGCGATATTCATCGGTAAAAAGGCATTTGAGCATGAGCAACAGTTTGGTGGTTATCTTGCTTTCGGTATTGGTATTTGGTTTGCCTTTCAGACATTAGTCAATGTTGGGGCGGCTGCGGGGATTGTTCCGACCAAGGGGTTAACGCTGCCACTTATCAGTTATGGTGGTTCGAGCTTAATTGTAATGTCTGTTGCGGTTTCAATCTTATTGAGAATTGATTTTGAATGCCGACTCGCAGATGTGGAAAGAGAAGTTGTAAAGAACGCAGATGAACAAACATAA
- the murD gene encoding UDP-N-acetylmuramoyl-L-alanine--D-glutamate ligase, whose translation MNDWQDIKNVVVVGLGITGLSVVKYLGRYHPNLSVKVIDTRDNPPGLSELPAGVECHQGGWCSEWLAAADLVVINPGIALSTPDIQQVIKTGTPVVGDIELFAWHIDKPVIAITGSNGKSTVTDLTGKMAAAAGLRVAVGGNIGIPALDLIDESVDLYVLELSSFQLETTSHLKLKAAAFLNLSEDHMDRYRNIEGYRQAKLRIFTHAEAAIVNRDDPCTFPDTFSGAVVSFSISQAADFSLQYLDECEYLVVNGRPVIGCEQLKLVGRHNLANVLTVLALLQHAGIAYEKGLDVLKSYTGLTHRCQVVEDNRGIQWVNDSKATNVASTLAALSGLTLKGTLYLLVGGVGKGADFSPLAPALDSLNVRLCCFGRDGQQFMPLHPAAKQYETMADVVADIAPQLLQGDIVMLSPACASFDQFKNFMARGDAFADLAHQYA comes from the coding sequence ATGAATGATTGGCAAGATATAAAGAATGTCGTTGTCGTTGGATTGGGGATTACAGGCCTTTCGGTTGTGAAATATCTGGGTAGATATCATCCGAATCTGTCTGTCAAAGTCATTGATACCCGGGACAATCCACCGGGATTGAGTGAGTTACCGGCTGGTGTTGAATGTCATCAAGGCGGCTGGTGCAGTGAATGGCTAGCGGCAGCCGATTTAGTCGTCATTAATCCCGGTATCGCCTTATCGACGCCAGACATTCAACAAGTTATCAAGACGGGAACGCCCGTGGTTGGTGACATCGAGTTATTTGCCTGGCATATCGACAAGCCTGTCATCGCCATTACCGGCTCCAACGGTAAGAGTACCGTCACTGATTTAACCGGAAAAATGGCCGCAGCGGCCGGTCTCCGGGTTGCTGTAGGTGGTAATATCGGCATTCCGGCACTGGATTTGATTGATGAGTCGGTTGACTTGTATGTTCTGGAGCTTTCCAGTTTTCAATTGGAGACAACGAGTCATCTCAAGCTGAAAGCTGCGGCATTTTTGAATTTATCTGAAGATCATATGGATCGATATCGGAATATTGAGGGATATCGTCAAGCCAAATTGCGGATCTTTACTCATGCCGAAGCTGCCATTGTCAATCGCGATGACCCATGCACATTCCCTGATACTTTTTCTGGAGCAGTCGTCTCATTTTCTATCTCACAAGCGGCTGATTTTTCTCTTCAGTATCTCGATGAATGTGAATATTTGGTGGTGAATGGACGTCCGGTGATTGGCTGTGAGCAACTCAAATTAGTCGGACGACATAATCTGGCGAATGTCTTAACTGTATTGGCATTGTTGCAACACGCCGGCATTGCCTATGAAAAAGGCCTTGATGTACTCAAGTCTTACACTGGATTGACACATCGTTGCCAGGTTGTTGAAGATAATCGAGGGATTCAATGGGTCAATGATTCTAAAGCGACGAATGTTGCCAGTACATTGGCAGCACTCTCAGGTTTGACTTTAAAAGGGACACTGTATTTGTTGGTCGGTGGTGTCGGTAAAGGGGCTGACTTTTCGCCGCTGGCTCCGGCTCTGGATTCCCTGAATGTTCGGCTGTGTTGTTTTGGTCGTGATGGTCAGCAGTTTATGCCGTTACACCCCGCAGCGAAACAGTACGAAACGATGGCTGATGTTGTTGCCGATATTGCACCTCAGTTGTTACAAGGGGATATCGTGATGCTTTCACCCGCTTGTGCCAGCTTTGATCAGTTTAAGAATTTTATGGCAAGAGGTGATGCTTTTGCCGATTTAGCGCACCAGTACGCATAG
- the mraY gene encoding phospho-N-acetylmuramoyl-pentapeptide-transferase, producing MIIWLAELLQPYFSFFRLFEYLSFRAILSILTALGLSLWMGPLLIKRLQLLQIGQVVRNDGPESHFSKRGTPTMGGVMILASIFITVLLWTDLSNPYVWAVMFVLLGYGAIGFVDDYRKVVRKNTDGLIARWKYFWQSLIALCVAFALYIHGKDTSATELVVPFFKDVMPQLGMLYIVLTYFVIVGTSNAVNLTDGLDGLAIMPTVLVAAGFGVISWATGNVNFANYLHIPYIAYASELSVVCTAIVGAGLGFLWFNTYPAQVFMGDVGSLALGGALGTIAVLVRQEFVLVIMGGVFVMETLSVILQVGSYKLRGQRIFRMAPIHHHYELKGWPEPRVIVRFWIISIVLVLIGLATLKVR from the coding sequence ATGATTATTTGGCTTGCAGAATTATTACAGCCATATTTTTCTTTCTTTCGTTTGTTTGAATATCTGTCATTCAGAGCCATTCTCAGTATTTTGACCGCACTGGGGCTCTCCCTCTGGATGGGACCACTCCTCATTAAGCGACTCCAATTGCTACAAATCGGGCAAGTCGTTCGTAATGACGGACCTGAATCTCACTTCAGCAAACGTGGGACACCGACGATGGGCGGGGTGATGATTCTCGCATCCATCTTTATTACGGTATTATTGTGGACGGATTTGTCCAATCCTTACGTCTGGGCGGTGATGTTTGTTCTACTCGGTTACGGGGCGATTGGCTTCGTTGATGATTATCGTAAAGTTGTACGCAAAAATACCGATGGTCTGATCGCTCGGTGGAAGTATTTTTGGCAATCTCTGATTGCTTTATGTGTCGCATTTGCTTTGTATATTCATGGCAAAGATACCAGTGCGACGGAACTTGTGGTGCCTTTCTTTAAAGATGTCATGCCACAATTGGGGATGCTTTATATTGTTCTGACTTACTTCGTCATTGTCGGAACCAGTAATGCGGTCAATTTAACGGATGGACTGGATGGTCTGGCGATTATGCCGACCGTTTTAGTGGCTGCCGGTTTTGGCGTGATTTCTTGGGCGACGGGCAATGTGAATTTTGCCAATTATCTCCATATTCCCTATATCGCTTATGCTTCAGAGCTGTCGGTCGTCTGTACCGCTATTGTCGGAGCCGGGCTTGGGTTTCTATGGTTCAATACTTACCCTGCACAAGTATTTATGGGAGATGTCGGCTCACTCGCTTTAGGGGGTGCACTGGGAACCATCGCTGTGCTTGTTCGTCAGGAATTTGTTCTGGTGATCATGGGCGGAGTATTTGTCATGGAAACACTCTCGGTGATCCTACAGGTCGGGTCTTATAAATTGCGTGGACAACGTATTTTCAGAATGGCACCGATCCATCATCACTATGAGTTGAAAGGGTGGCCTGAGCCTCGTGTGATCGTGCGTTTCTGGATTATTTCAATTGTGCTGGTTCTGATTGGTCTGGCAACACTGAAAGTCCGTTGA
- a CDS encoding UDP-N-acetylmuramoyl-tripeptide--D-alanyl-D-alanine ligase encodes MIQVSLSQLANVLEAELIGDDVYIHAISTDTRHIDKGALFIALVGERFDAHYFAAQAIEQGAQALLVSRALKVNVPQIVVRDTRQALGTVAAWVHQQCQTKTVAITGSCGKTTVKEMVAEILAQKGRVLYTQGNFNNEIGVPLTLLRSCPEDDFAIIELGANHVGEIAYTTRLVRPDAALVNNVAASHLEGFGSLEGVKVAKGEIFEGLAPGATAVINLDSQGNALWDKVLADKHVVTFSQQQTSADFYAQSIRLDASARPSFTLIAPQGQRDVQLNIIGEHNITNALAAAALATAAGATLDEIKNGLENAENVPGRVDVSMLTSQICLIDDSYNASVPAVKSAIDLLATFSAVRWLVLGNMAELGDESLALHRQVGEHAAPFGFDYVLTYGEDAKVISEVCQGVHFSSHQHMMEYIERQLDNDQNQEHVLLVKGAHSAGMGKIVAALKEKYA; translated from the coding sequence ATGATTCAGGTTTCCTTATCACAATTGGCAAACGTTCTTGAAGCAGAGTTGATTGGCGACGATGTTTATATTCACGCAATTTCGACGGATACCCGCCATATTGACAAGGGAGCATTGTTCATTGCCTTGGTCGGTGAACGTTTTGATGCTCATTATTTTGCCGCTCAAGCTATCGAGCAAGGCGCTCAGGCATTACTGGTGAGTCGGGCATTGAAAGTGAATGTGCCTCAGATTGTTGTGCGCGATACCCGCCAGGCTTTAGGCACAGTTGCTGCGTGGGTTCATCAGCAGTGTCAGACGAAAACCGTCGCAATTACGGGAAGCTGTGGTAAGACGACCGTGAAAGAAATGGTTGCAGAGATTTTAGCCCAAAAAGGGCGGGTGCTGTATACACAAGGGAATTTCAACAATGAAATCGGCGTACCTCTGACATTACTCCGATCCTGCCCGGAAGATGATTTTGCTATTATTGAGCTGGGGGCGAATCATGTCGGAGAAATTGCTTATACGACTCGATTAGTCAGACCGGATGCGGCATTGGTCAATAATGTTGCTGCATCTCACTTAGAAGGTTTTGGGTCTTTAGAGGGAGTCAAGGTTGCCAAAGGGGAGATCTTTGAAGGACTGGCTCCCGGAGCGACAGCGGTCATTAACCTCGATAGTCAGGGGAATGCCTTGTGGGACAAGGTTCTCGCTGATAAGCACGTTGTGACTTTTTCACAACAACAGACGTCTGCTGATTTCTATGCACAATCCATTCGTCTGGATGCGTCTGCCCGTCCAAGCTTTACTCTGATTGCACCTCAAGGTCAGCGAGATGTGCAATTAAATATTATCGGTGAACATAATATTACCAATGCACTGGCTGCGGCTGCATTGGCAACGGCTGCTGGTGCCACGTTAGATGAAATAAAAAATGGATTAGAAAACGCGGAAAATGTGCCGGGGCGCGTGGATGTGTCGATGCTGACCTCCCAAATTTGTCTGATTGATGATAGCTATAATGCCAGTGTGCCAGCTGTAAAATCTGCCATTGATCTTCTGGCAACATTCTCAGCGGTGCGATGGCTTGTGTTAGGGAATATGGCTGAACTCGGCGATGAAAGTCTTGCACTTCACCGTCAAGTCGGTGAACATGCAGCACCCTTTGGGTTTGATTATGTGCTGACATATGGCGAAGATGCCAAAGTTATCAGTGAGGTGTGTCAAGGCGTACACTTTTCTTCACATCAACACATGATGGAGTATATCGAGCGGCAACTCGATAATGATCAAAATCAAGAGCATGTCTTACTCGTCAAAGGTGCGCATAGTGCTGGCATGGGTAAGATAGTTGCTGCTCTCAAGGAGAAATACGCATGA
- the murE gene encoding UDP-N-acetylmuramoyl-L-alanyl-D-glutamate--2,6-diaminopimelate ligase: protein MCDSISIAELISPWLQLEATTYADIAIHRLVLDSRQIHSGDTFVAVIGHQIDGRAFIDAAVTAGANLVIAQSDSHKQHGTIESHASVPIIYLDELNAHLSELAGRLYHHPSQHHSLVGITGTNGKTTISQLIAQWLNLLGNQCAVMGTTGNGFLEQLQPVGNTTGSAIEIQETLSALVNQGANYTAMEVSSHGLVQGRVKALSFDVGVFSNLSRDHLDYHGDMESYAQAKKLLFCTHQCQRAVINVDDPIGRSWCDELDEAIGVSLSERPPTQLGVWATDIDYREDGIHLSFDGSWGSGSFSVPLIGAFNASNVLLTFTTMLALGFDKDDLVATAGHLAPVVGRMELFQKAGRAKIVVDYAHTPDALEKALSALRVHCHGKLWAIFGCGGDRDRGKRPLMAAIAERLADHVVLTDDNPRSEAAQLIIQDMLQGLQSPADIHIEHQRQKATEYALSHADENDIILLAGKGHEDYQITIEGIHHYSDRETATRLLELTA from the coding sequence ATGTGTGACAGTATCTCGATTGCGGAATTGATTTCTCCTTGGCTTCAATTAGAGGCAACCACATATGCTGATATCGCGATTCACCGGCTGGTACTCGATAGTCGTCAGATTCACTCCGGTGATACTTTTGTTGCCGTCATCGGCCATCAAATCGATGGGCGGGCGTTTATTGATGCAGCGGTTACAGCGGGCGCCAATTTGGTGATTGCGCAGTCTGATTCACACAAACAACACGGCACCATCGAATCTCATGCTTCAGTGCCGATCATCTATCTGGATGAACTGAATGCACATCTGTCTGAATTAGCCGGGCGACTGTATCATCATCCGAGTCAACATCACTCATTGGTGGGAATCACCGGAACAAACGGTAAAACAACGATTTCTCAATTGATTGCCCAATGGTTGAATTTATTGGGCAATCAGTGTGCCGTGATGGGCACGACCGGAAATGGGTTTCTTGAACAGTTACAACCCGTTGGCAACACAACCGGTAGCGCGATTGAAATTCAGGAAACATTATCCGCTTTGGTGAATCAGGGGGCGAACTATACAGCGATGGAAGTCTCATCCCACGGTCTGGTTCAAGGGCGAGTGAAAGCGTTATCTTTTGATGTGGGAGTGTTCTCCAACTTAAGTCGTGATCACCTTGATTATCATGGTGATATGGAAAGTTATGCGCAAGCGAAGAAGTTATTATTCTGTACGCATCAGTGCCAGCGAGCCGTAATAAACGTCGATGATCCGATTGGTCGGTCATGGTGTGATGAATTGGATGAAGCGATCGGGGTCTCTTTGTCGGAGCGACCACCGACTCAACTTGGTGTTTGGGCGACGGATATCGACTATCGTGAAGATGGCATTCACCTGTCTTTTGATGGTTCATGGGGAAGCGGCAGTTTTTCGGTACCTTTAATCGGGGCTTTTAACGCCAGTAACGTATTATTGACGTTTACGACGATGCTGGCGCTTGGATTTGATAAAGATGATTTAGTCGCGACAGCCGGGCATTTAGCGCCTGTCGTTGGGCGTATGGAGTTATTCCAGAAAGCGGGACGCGCGAAAATAGTCGTTGATTATGCGCATACCCCCGATGCCCTGGAAAAGGCTCTTTCTGCTCTGAGGGTTCATTGTCACGGCAAACTGTGGGCTATCTTCGGCTGTGGTGGTGATCGAGATCGCGGTAAGCGTCCGTTGATGGCTGCCATTGCGGAGCGACTGGCTGATCATGTGGTTCTGACGGATGACAATCCACGCAGTGAAGCGGCTCAACTGATTATTCAGGATATGTTGCAAGGCTTACAGTCTCCGGCGGATATACATATCGAGCATCAACGGCAAAAAGCGACAGAATACGCGCTATCCCATGCAGATGAGAACGATATTATCTTGCTCGCAGGCAAAGGGCATGAAGACTATCAGATTACTATTGAAGGGATTCACCACTACTCTGATCGAGAGACGGCAACAAGACTGTTGGAGTTAACGGCATGA